Genomic window (Ostrea edulis chromosome 9, xbOstEdul1.1, whole genome shotgun sequence):
tgccattctgtgtcatttgaagctaggtaccttgtgttgttattagtatacagaggtcataagtcatttacagaaacaagtgcctgtgctttTTAGGCCGGGACTTTGGAAAGTATGATGATAGATAGAGATTGTGGAAAGTAGTGTGATAGATAAAAGGTGTGCAAAGTAGTGAGATAGATAGAGACTGTGAGAAGTAGTATGATAGATAGTGACTGTGAGAAGTAGTGTGATAGATAGAGATTGTGAGAAGTAGGGTGATAGATAGTGACTGTGAGAAGTAGTGAGATAGATAGTGTCTGTGAGAAGTAGTGAGATAGATAGTGACTGTGGGAAGTAGTGAGAGAGATAGTGACTGTGAGAAGTAGTGTGATAGATAGAGATTGTGAGAAGTAGGGTGATAGATAGAGATTGTGAGAAGTAGTGTGATAGATAGTGACTGTGAGAAGGAGTGAGATAGATAGTGACTGTGAGAAGTAGTGTGATAGATAGTGACTGTGAGAAGTAGTGTGATAGATAGAGATTGTGAGAAGTAGTATTATAGATAGTGACTGTGAGAAGTAATGTGATAGATAGTGACTGTGAGAAGTAGTGTGACAGTGACTGTGAGAAGTAGTGTGATAGATAGTGACTGTGAGAAGTAGTGTGATAGATAGTGACTGTGAGAAGTAGTGTGATAGATAGTGATTGTGAGAAGTAGTGAGATAGATAGAGATTGTGAGAAGGAGTGTGATAGATAGTGACTGTGAGAAGTAGTGTGATAGATAGTGACTATGAGAAGTAGTGTGATAGTGACTGTGAGAAGTAGTGTGATAGATAGTGACTGTGAGAAGTAGTATGATTGATAGAGATTGTGAGAAGGAGTGTGATAGATAGTGACTGTGAGAAGTAGTGTGATAGATAGTGACTATGAGAAGTAGGGTGATAGATAGTGACTGTGAGAAGTAGTGAGATAGATAGTGTCTGTGAGAAGTAGTATGATAGATAGAGATTGTGAGAAGGAGTGTGATAGATAGTGACTGTGAGAAGTAGTGTGATAGATAGTGACTGTGAGAAGTAGTATGATAGATAGTGACTGTGAGAAGTAGTGTGATAGATAGTGACTGTGAGAAGTAGTGTGATAGATAGTGACTGTGAGAAGGAGTGTGATAGATAGAGATTGTGAGAAGTAGTGAGATAGATAGTGACTGTGAGAAGTAGTGTGATAGATAGAGATTGTGAGAAGTAGTGTGATAGATAGAGATTGTGAGAAGTAGTATGATAGATAGTGACTGTGAGAAGTAGTGTGATAGTGACTGTGAGAAGTAGTGTGATAGATAGAGATTGTGAGAAGTAGTGAGATAGATAGTGACTGTGAGAAGTAGTGTGATAGATAGTAACTGTGAGAAGTAGTGTGATAATGACTGTGAGAAGTAGTGTGATAGATAGTGACTGTGAGAAGGAGTGTGACAGTGACTATGAGAAGTAGGGTGATAGATAGTGACTGTGAGAAGTAGTGAGATAGATAGTGACTGTGAGAAGTAGTGTGATAGATAGTGACTGTGAGAAGTAGTGTGATAGATAGTGACTGTGAGAAGTAGTGTGATAGATAGAGATTGTGAGAAGTAGTGAGATAGATAGTGACTGTGAGAAGTAGTGTGACAGTGACTGTGAGAAGTAGTGAGATAGATAGTGACTGTGAGAAGTAGTGTGATAGATAGTGACTGTGAGAAGTAGTGTGATAGATAGTGTCTGTGAGAAGTAGTGAGATAGTGACTGTGAGAAGTAGTGTGACAGTGACTGTGAGAAGTAGTGAGATAGATAGTGACTGTGAGAAGTAGTGTAATAGATAGAGACTGTGAGAAGTAATATGGTAGATAGTGACTGCAAGAAGtagtgtgatacatgtatatagtgacTGTGAGAAGTAGTGTGACAGTGACTGTGAGAAGTAGTGTGATAGATAGTGACTGTGAGAAGTAGTGAGATAGATAGTGACTGTGAGAAGTAGTGAGATAGATAGTGACTGTGAGAAGTAGTGTGATAGTGACTGTGAGAAGTAGTGTGATAGATAGTGACTGTGAGAAGTAGTGAGATAGATAGTGACTGTGAGAAGTAGTGTAATAGATAGAGACTGTGAGAAGTAATATGGTAGATAGTGACTGCAAGAAGtagtgtgatacatgtatatagtgacTGTGAGAAGTAGTGTGACAGTGACTGTGAGAAGTAGTGTGATAGATAGTGACTGTGAGAAGTAGTGAGATAGATAGTGACTGTGAGAAGTAGTGAGATAGATAGTGACTGTGAGAAGTAGTGTGACAGTGACTGTGAGAAGTAGTGAGATAGATAGTGACTGTGAGAAGTAGTGTGATAGATAGTGACTGTGAGAAGTAGTGTGATAGATAGTGACTGTGAGAAGTAGTGAGATAGATAGTGACTGTGAGAAGTAGTGTGATAGATAGTGACTGTGAGAAGTAGTGTGATAGATAGTGACTGTGAGAAGTAGTGTGATAGATAGAGATTGTGAGAAGTAGTGAGATAGATAGTGACTGTGAGAAGTAGTGTGACAGTGACTGTGAGAAGTAGTGAGATAGATAGTGACTGTGAGAAGTAGTGTGATAGATAGTGACTGTGAGAAGTAGTGTGATAGATAGTGTCTGTGAGAAGTAGTGAGATAGTGACTGTGAGAAGTAGTGTGACAGTGACTGTGAGAAGTAGTGAGATAGATAGTGACTGTGAGAAGTAGTGTGATAGATAGAGATTGTGAGAAGTAGTGAGATAGATAGTGACTGCAAGAAGtagtgtgatacatgtatatagtgacTGTGAGAAGTAGTGTGACAGTGACTGTGAGAAGTAGTGTGATAGATAGTGACTGTGAGAAGTAGTGAGATAGATAGTGACTGTGAGAAGTAGTGAGATAGATAGTGACTGTGAGAAGTAGTGTGATAGTGACTGTGAGAAGTAGTGTGATAGATAGTGACTGTGAGAAGTAGTGAGATAGATAGTGACTGTGAGAAGTAGTGTAATAGATAGAGACTGTGAGAAGTAATATGGTAGATAGTGACTGTGAGAAGTAGTGTGATAGTGACTGTGAGAAGTAGTGTGATAGTGACTGTGAGAAGTAGTGTGATAGATAGTGATGGTGAGAAGTAGTGTGATAGTGACTGTGAGAAGTAGTGTGATGGATAGAGATTGTGAGAAGTAGTGTGATAGTGACTGCGAGAAGTAATGTGATAGATAGTGACTGTGAGAAGTAGTGTGATAGATAGTGACTGTGAGAAGTAGTGTGATAGTAACTGTGAGAAGGAGTGTGACAGTGACTATGAGAAGTAGTGAGATAGATAGAGATTGTGAGAAGTAGTGAGATAGATAGATACTGTGAGAAGTAGTGTGATAGTGACTGTGATAAGTAGTGTGATAGATAGATACTGTGAGAAGTAGTGTGATAGTTACTGTGAGAAGGAGTGTGACAGTGACTGTGAGAAGTAGTGAGATAGATAGAGATTGTGAGAAGTAGTGAGATAGATAGATACTGTGAGAAGTAGTGTGATAGTGACTGTGATAAGTAGTGTGATAGATAGTGACTGTGAGAAGTAGTGTGATAGTTACTGTGAGAAGGAGTGTGACAGTGACTGTGAGAAGTAGTGAGATAGATAGATACTGTGAGAAGTAGTGTGATAGTGACTGTGATAAGTAGTGTGATAGATAGATACTGTGAGAAGTAGTGTGATAGTGACTGTGAGAAGTAGTGTGACTGTGAGAAGTAGTGTGATAGTGACTGTGAGAAGTAGTGTGATAGATAGAGATTGTGAGAAGTAGTGTGATAGTGACTGTGAGAAGTAGTGTGATAGATAGTGACTGTGAGAAGTAGTGTGACAGTCACTGTGAGAAGTAGTGTGATAGTGACTGTGAGAAGTAGTGAGATAGATAGTGACTGTGAGAAGTAGTGTGATAGATAGTGACTGTGAGAAGTAGTGTGATAGATAGTGACTGCGAGAAGTAGTGTGATAGATAGTGACCGTGAGAAGTAGTGTGATAGATAGTGACTGTGAGAAGTAGTGTGATAGTAACTGTGAGAAGGAGTGTGACAGTGACTATGAGAAGTAGTGAGATAGATAGAGATTGTGAGAAGTAGTGAGATAGATAGATACTGTGAGAAGTAGTGTGATAGTGACTGTGAGAAGTAGTGTGATAGTGACTGTGAGAAGTAGTGTGATAGTGACTGTGAGAAGTAGTGTGACTGTGAGAATTAGTGTGATAGATACTGTGAGAAGTAGTGTGATAGTGACTGTGAGAAGTAGTGTGATAGATAGAGAGTGTGAGAAGTAGTGTGATATTGACTGTGAGAAGTAGTGTGATAGTGACTGTGAGAAGTAGTGTGACTGTGAGAAGTAGTGTGATAGATACTGTGAGAAGTAGTGTGATAGATAGTGACTGTGAGAAGTAGTGTGATAGATAGTGTCTGTGAGAAGTAGTGTGACAGTGACTGTGAGAAGTAATGTGACAGTGACTGTGAGAAGTAGTGAGATAGATATAGATTTTGAGAAGTAGTGTGATAGATAGAATCTGTGAGAAGAAGTGAGATACTAGTAAATAGAGACTGTGGGAATAGGACAAATGATTCAAACTTTAGGAAGTAGGACAAAGAACAGATACTGTGGAAAGAAGGGTATAAATATACTTTGAGAAATTGGGCAAAGGTTAGAAACTTTGAGAAGTTTGATAAGGGATAAAGACTGTTAGACGTGGGGCTCTGGATAGGGACTGTAAGAAGTAGGACGATAAATAGAGACTTTGGGAACTAAGACAAAGGCAGGGGATACAGACTGAGAAGTAGAGCAAGGGTTCGTGACAGGGAAATAAGGCAGGGGATACAGACTGAGAAGTAGAGCAAGGGTTCGTGACAGGGAAATAAGGCAGGGGATACAGACTGAGAAGTAGAGCAAGGGTTCGTGACAGGGAAATAAGGCAGGGGATAGAGGTTGGGAAGTAGACACAGGGTGGAGAAATGTGGAGAGTAAAACAAGGGGTGGATATTGTGGGAAATAGGACAAGTGGTGAATACTGTGGGAAATAGGACAAGTGGTGAATACTGTGGGAAATAGAGCAAATGGTGAATACTGTGGGAAATAGGACAAGTGGTGAATACTGTGGGAAATAGAGCAAATGGTGAATACTGTGGGAAATAGGGTAAGTGGTGAATACTGTGGGAAATAGGACAAGTGGTGAATACTGTGGGAAATAGGGCAAGTGGTGTATACTGTGGGAAATAGGGCAAGTGGTGTATACTGTGGGAAATAGGACAAGTGGTGAATAATGTGGGGAAATAGGGCAAGTGGTGAATACTGTGGGAAATAGGGCAAGTGGTGAATACTGTGGGAAATAGGGCAAGTGATGAATAATGTGGGAAATAGGGCAAGTGGTGAATACTGTGGGAAATAGGGCAAGTGGTGAATACTGTGGGAAATAGGGCAAGTGGTGTATACTGTGGGAAATAGAGCAAGTGGTGAATACTGTGGGAAATAGAGCAAGTGGTGAATACTGTGGGAAATAAGTGCTGAATACTGTGGGAAATAGGGCAAGGGATGTATTCTATTGGAAATAGGGCAGAGATTGGGTACTGTGGAAAGTTGGGCAGTGGATACTACATGTAACTGTGATGCTATGAGAAGTATAGGAGGATTCTAAAGCATCCTATGATTGATATGAGATGTACAGGCGAGGGAAAGTCGTGAAAGTGCTATGGGAAGAAACAAAGATTATGTCAGAGAAGAAGGGGGAAGGGAGAACGTGTTAAATACTAGGGAAATCTGAAAAGTTTGCATAATTAAtctttaacattgaaaattgtGTTCACGATTTCTCCTGATCAATGCGCGGTAAATTTCGGAACAGTATTTTGAAGTTGCTGAATATTCTCTTAAGggttcaaatacatgtatatacaaatgtattcaAACTAAGAGGATCTGGCAATGGATTGAAAAGTGGCATGCCGTCATTTTTTCTTGTATGATCACAAAAATTAAGATGTCTATGCTGAGACTAAAAGGTATATTTGTGAAAAGGACCACGGATCCCTAAATGAGAAATATTACGTAACACGATATTATCATCTATTTCTTTAAACGTGCCACAAACAAATTGAAGTGTGCAggaaataaatttgacataaaattATTGAAGGCTTGGGGAACTTTTCCTTGCTATGAAGAATAAGACACTGTCCCCTATAATCAGGTATCTAAAGAGGCTGAATTCCCCATCTTATTCAAATTATGGATAAGTAACGAACAGATAGTTTTAATTCACTCCATAACATGTAGATACAATTAACCCACCGAATAAAAAACGTACGGCATCCCTTCTATTATAAGTGAAATTCTAGTAATttcaccctcctgtgatgtcataagattttgcaaaatcaatgatttatttagatttatgcatgattggaacataaattttattggagacttttccgatagttattgtaaaaaatcttgttaaacatgaaatatttcaaaggtctaatttatatatgaataatcaatgttttgtttcaaaatattgaatccaggggaaataactctgttttcTGTAATTTCTTTATCATGTCCATTATGcgaaagattttctttatttttcacagacattttgtacattttttgtaaAGAACCAGTTTCATGTAACTGTTAACTATATACCGTTATATCGTTATGACcagtttttgtgatttttttattatgctatttaaggaaaattgcaattttttgaCGTTGATATATGGTTCTGATTAAATAAAGTGATGGCCtacattttttatttgataatttaggAGTTTTAACTccaataaatggaaataaaatacGTTTTCCATACTTTATCAGATGATACATGTAaagcgagtatggagttaccttaaatgtTATCAGACCCGAATtgaaagaaatttcaaatttgttagGAAAAAATCTTAAAGTGGTTGAGGTTTCTCCTGCCCTTCTTATTCACGGGGCCGCTATCTTTTCACGTCGTAGGAACCGCACCTATAGACTTATGTCGAGGAACAATAGTAGTAGTATATATAGACTAATTTTGTCTTTGTTATCTGTAGCTGAATAAAGAAATATCATGTATCAATTTCTGTAAGTGTGACAATGATATGTTCCAGGGATGGGTTATAAGCACATGGCGATGTTTACGCTTGGCAGATATAAATATCAGTCGGGCAACTTATGATCAAACCGACCAATCAGAGTAGAGCATTGATGACCTGACCTTGGTTACTAATACATAAGCTAATATAACCGGCGATGCGTTCGGTCAATGTGTGAATGTTGAAATAGTCGCTTGAGGATGTACTTACTGCATTTAACTTAACATTCTAAAACAACAGGATTTTCATTGTGCATGTGTTTAGCAGGAAAGAAGGCCAACTGAGCGTGCAATTTTACATTTAGGAAGTAGTGTATTAGTTCACGCCCAGACGATTACCAAGTGATAAGGTGCTACTTTACAACAATATGATGTCCGAAAGTCAAACAAAGAACAGTTCTGGCGATCAGAAACAAAATCAGTCTCTGCTGACGGTTCTTAACAAATTTGTCCAAGCAGTGAATATCATGGACGAAACGGTGATGATTCCTAGCCGGTTGAAAGACATGGAAATTGGATGTATGACAGAAAATCCAGAGATCTTggaggaaaataataatatggCACTCATAAATACCATGAGGCCAGAAACAGACTTGTACAGTttcttcaagttattgaatacCATTAAAAAGGAAATTATCAGTGGAAATTCTGGAGAAGAGGAAAAAAGTGTGACGTCATCGGATTCCGAAGATGATACTGCAAATGATTCTTCTAAGAAGACCGCGGATCTGTTCCGTCATCATTTACAGGGACTGTTCACCGTCATGAATCAGCTGACGGACACGGCAAAAGTGCTGACGGACAAATATGAGTCCGAATTTCTAGGGGATGGTCCCAGTAGATCTATAACATCTTTTGCAATTTGATGAAGTACATTGTTGACCGTTGGGTCATTGATATGCAATGAGTGTGACTCTGCTCAAATTCTATTGGTGCACGACTTGTGTTCATTGTACGATGGGATGGGTCTTTGTGGTTATATTTTTAGGATTGCATCACTCGTCCAAGTACCGTGAAGTGTGAAGAAAACAACCTAAATTTATGTgcatatattttcttatttatttcattatctcATCATATACCTTTGCAAACATGATAATTTTGCAAAATACACATGTGTTTTCGACCTTTCGTTAATTTACTTTTAAGTGAATAAACTATAAATTAGTAAATGTACatagtttttcatttttcaaatgatcaCGGGTATTTGGATTTGGGTTCCATGGCAATATCTaaatattatgatttttattgatTGGGAACGTGAAAATTAAAGGTCTCGTGTCGGCTTCAATGCACAggcttttaaaagaaatatgtatttaaaaaagttGTTCCGTAACGAGCCGTTTGGCTTTTGATTTGAATGAGTCCTATATTGCTCATCAATTCACTTTTATTGACACGTATTAAATTTTCTTGAACAACCAACATAACAAGTAAGGTTGAACAGCAGTCGTTATGGTAATCGTTATATCATGGTGAGTTCTGCAGTGCGATGCATATTGTTTTCAAGAGGTCACTTAGGTTTGGTGGTAGTGTGCAATCAACAAAATTTTGCCTGCGGAACTTGTACGATACTGGTGAATCTTATATGCATATCCTGGTTGTCAATACTGCGATGTAGCGAAGCTTGCATATCTTTACCAGGTAAACCTTTCACCTGAGTCATTCAACTGTTAATCATGAAGTGTAGCATGTGGGCGTTAAGATACCCCCGCATTTATCTTTTTAGAAAAGAACGAAGGAGATTGTCTAGCAACTACAGATTTGATAAAGCATACCCAAACCGTCGTACATATGTAACGTTTTAACTCAATTGGACAAATAACATTATacccctccccctctctctctctttcttgtGTTGCAATCTCTTTATATCAGTTATACAAACAATATAGTCGATAATTccaattttaatgaaatattttagtaTTAACTTACAAGCTAAGGTTTTCCGTTTATTAGATGTTTCATGAACTGTTTAGTATTAACTTACAAGCTAAGGTTTTCCGTTTATTAGATGTTTCATGAACTGTTTAGTATTAACTTACAAACTAAGGTTTTCCGTTTATTAGATGTTTCATGAACTGTTGAATAATCTTGATCCGTTTATTAGATGTTTCATGAACTGTTGAATAATCTTGATCCGCCTAACgagagagagaatttttaatttttcaagtTTAACTTTCTCCTGCTTTTAGACCGATTAATTGAAAGACACAATCCAACTTTTCTCTGCAGTGCCTCCGCGCTTGTGCTAATGACTTTTGCAGATCATTTTCCTAAATTTTATTCTCTGTTACAATTGTAAAAttatgaaagaatttttttgtaaagtgttgtttttgttttgcagAAATCGCCAATGACATTTGTCCTGGTTTATGACGTGTTTTGTCCAGGATAACTATAAAATGTAATTAGACTTTGGCAGTATCTTAAAAGTAGGACTCTTTCTAAATTTAATCATATGAACATTGTATGCTTTGTAAACGAGTGCAGTAGACAACTCCCAGTATCATGTCATCCGAATCTCGCACCTTGCACAGTCATGAAAAAGATAAAATGGTAACCAATTAACTATAAACTGACTTGGTATTGGTTGGTATACCcctctcatctctctctctctctctctctctctctctctctctctctctctctcaatttcTCTCACATCAGTTGCTACCTGCAATCAATAATTCGTATTGATAGAGGTGTATGCGGATGTTTGCATTTGCAAAACACATTCGAGCAACCGCATCGGTTTAAGGTTTCTAAAATTAACAGGATATTATATAGGAATTAATATTTCAATGACCTCACAATATGTATAACATTATTGAGATATGCTAGCAAGCTTGCGAGATACTTGTATGTAtagaatcaaagtactgaaaagcgcttaGCTGCCTTCATAAATTCTgtctgtaatgttaatgaggACAGAAACatgatatctaagtatgaagcaacaGGAAAAAAAGTTCATgcataattctttattttcgcacaattaaatacattttctgtaaggaaataacaaatatggatgggaaacaatgtcctgaaacttttcatgGACAccaattgtgctcctttgttagctgacatgtttttatattcctgtgaaacagaatttattcaaaaccttctacgtgaaaagaaaaaatatcttgctgtggccttcaatttgactttggatatatcgacgacgtattatctattacatgtaacaataatcatcttcattcatatgtcgatttgatatatccagtgaactcgaaataagacaccacagagtcgtccacttctacttcatacttagatgttttattgaaagtagatattaacggcaaattaacaactcaactttctgacaaacgggatgatttcagcttctccatcgtcaacttcctatatttatgtagcaatattccattatcacatgcatatcatgtttatatatctcaactgattcgatacgcaagaatttgttctgcgtatggtcagtttttaaatcgaggcaagctactgacaaacaagttgatggtacaggggtttcaacagtctcgtttaaggtcagcatttcgcaaattctatggtcgttataacgatctagtttgccattacaacctatcatggggtcaaatgctgtctgacgtgtttcataccgattgttaggccattcttggcacactgattttgactacagataactccgtttacctgatcaagatataggactcacggcggttgtcaccggtcgacaggggatgcttactcctcctagacacctgatcccacctctggtatatccaggggtccatgtttgcccaactctctatttcgtattgctcataggagtaatgagattgatcactgtttgttatcttcatgttgaaatataaactttatatgacGTTGCTAAACACAATGGTCACTGtgataattttggtcccacccggaACGAAATCCCTGTCCTTGggtaatgaaatttacaattttggtaaaggacacctcc
Coding sequences:
- the LOC125658101 gene encoding mid1-interacting protein 1A-like, with amino-acid sequence MMSESQTKNSSGDQKQNQSLLTVLNKFVQAVNIMDETVMIPSRLKDMEIGCMTENPEILEENNNMALINTMRPETDLYSFFKLLNTIKKEIISGNSGEEEKSVTSSDSEDDTANDSSKKTADLFRHHLQGLFTVMNQLTDTAKVLTDKYESEFLGDGPSRSITSFAI